Proteins co-encoded in one Amblyraja radiata isolate CabotCenter1 chromosome 24, sAmbRad1.1.pri, whole genome shotgun sequence genomic window:
- the LOC116986563 gene encoding protein FAM187B-like, whose protein sequence is MMRRVLLSTLVTLAVMGALLTFMNQEDDLAYCSDTAPCSLAFLSNNPLSLRCPSATEVPEDSIYWQYQDLSQPQAKPRTFIRSGHLRQHRRAMGKLGRRANLRSGSLIMNKAETSDTGLYLCRSANSTLAAYQVDVQDSSLLYVSHQGLGESTMSNQSLRVNLGSSQHMVKLYTRWGPWQDCDRCNVIGEQKVMGFCYAKLSQDIDEDKDEDEGEALEVNGVTLPCGLMELHIGQSLPRRGAELHYQWCREPCEKEEIPVGLPEIGDWWWLGQEPAIDWVEPRKIIQQLMYHDILDNARMTCPGASVYTPVLWQRDSTFITRSGNSDGRHRLVDAMGGGIYEIQNVMPSDRGIYRCWVHGRRVASFHLETPEMPVVRRHINRRLLKGIAYIVGTIAMLFVFSAMAEMVHD, encoded by the coding sequence ATGATGCGCAGAGTACTGCTTTCGACTCTGGTCACGTTGGCTGTAATGGGCGCCTTGCTCACCTTCATGAACCAGGAGGACGACTTGGCTTACTGCTCGGACACAGCCCCCTGCTCCCTGGCCTTCCTGTCAAACAACCCACTCAGCCTGCGTTGCCCGAGTGCCACAGAAGTACCGGAAGACTCCATCTACTGGCAGTACCAAGACCTTAGCCAGCCTCAAGCAAAACCCCGCACCTTCATCAGATCCGGGCACTTGAGGCAGCACCGCAGGGCGATGGGCAAACTGGGAAGGCGAGCCAATCTACGGAGCGGCTCCTTGATCATGAACAAGGCGGAGACCTCAGAcacgggcctgtacctgtgcaGGTCGGCTAATTCCACCCTAGCCGCCTACCAGGTGGATGTGCAGGACTCGTCTCTGCTTTACGTGTCCCACCAAGGGCTGGGGGAGAGCACAATGTCAAACCAGAGCCTGAGGGTTAACTTGGGCTCTTCCCAGCACATGGTCAAGCTCTACACCCGCTGGGGACCATGGCAGGACTGTGACCGGTGCAATGTAATAGGGGAGCAGAAGGTGATGGGCTTCTGTTACGCCAAACTAAGCCAGGACATCGATGAGGACAAGGACGAGGACGAGGGCGAGGCACTGGAGGTGAATGGCGTCACCTTGCCCTGTGGCCTAATGGAGCTGCACATTGGGCAGTCCTTGCCCCGGCGCGGCGCCGAGCTCCACTACCAATGGTGCCGCGAGCCGTGCGAGAAGGAGGAAATACCAGTGGGGTTGCCGGAGATTggcgattggtggtggttgggtcAGGAGCCTGCGATCGACTGGGTGGAGCCTCGCAAAATAATACAGCAGttgatgtaccatgacatcctTGACAACGCCCGGATGACATGCCCGGGGGCGTCAGTGTACACGCCCGTTCTCTGGCAGCGCGACTCCACCTTTATCACCCGAAGTGGCAACAGTGACGGGAGACACCGGCTGGTCGACGCCATGGGAGGCGGCATCTACGAAATACAAAACGTGATGCCCTCCGACCgcggcatctaccgctgctgggtGCATGGGCGTAGGGTCGCCTCATTCCACCTCGAGACGCCCGAGATGCCAGTGGTACGCCGCCACATCAACCGGCGACTGCTTAAAGGCATAGCATACATCGTCGGCACGATCGCCATGCTCTTCGTGTTCAGCGCCATGGCTGAGATGGTGCACGACTAA